A single Paraburkholderia sp. FT54 DNA region contains:
- the guaA gene encoding glutamine-hydrolyzing GMP synthase codes for MHDKILILDFGSQVTQLIARRVREANVYSEIHPYDVDASFIRDFAPKGVILSGGPSSVTETDTPRVPQAVFELGVPVLGICYGMQAMAEQLGGKVDIGHLREFGYAEVRARNHTSLLEGISDFTTPEGHGMLKVWMSHGDKVLEMPPGFALMASTESCPIAAMADEKRHFYGLQWHPEVTHTVQGRAMLERFVLQICGAQPDWEMGHYIDEAVAKIREQVGKEHVILGLSGGVDSSVAAALLHRAIGDQLTCVFVDHGLLRLNEAEQVMATFADHLGVKVIHVDASEVFLRKLAGVTDPEAKRKIIGAEFVEVFQTEAGKLTDAKWLAQGTIYPDVIESAGKGKKATQTIKSHHNVGGLPETLNLKLLEPLRELFKDEVRELGVKLGLPPAMVYRHPFPGPGLGVRILGEVKRDFADLLRRADAIFIETLRTFIDKESGKSWYDLTSQAFAVFLPVKSVGVMGDGRTYEYVVALRAVQTLDFMTAHWAHLPHELLGHVSNRIINEVRGINRVVYDISGKPPATIEWE; via the coding sequence ATGCATGACAAGATCCTGATCCTCGACTTCGGTTCGCAAGTCACCCAACTGATTGCACGTCGCGTTCGCGAAGCCAACGTGTATTCGGAAATTCATCCCTACGACGTCGATGCGTCGTTCATTCGCGACTTCGCGCCGAAGGGCGTGATCCTGTCCGGTGGTCCGAGCTCGGTCACCGAAACGGATACGCCGCGCGTGCCGCAAGCCGTGTTCGAACTCGGCGTGCCGGTGCTCGGCATCTGCTACGGCATGCAGGCCATGGCCGAGCAACTCGGCGGCAAGGTCGATATCGGCCATTTGCGTGAGTTCGGTTATGCCGAAGTGCGCGCGCGCAATCATACGAGCCTGCTCGAAGGCATCAGCGACTTCACCACGCCCGAAGGCCACGGCATGCTGAAGGTGTGGATGAGCCATGGCGACAAGGTGCTGGAAATGCCGCCGGGCTTCGCGCTGATGGCGTCGACGGAATCGTGCCCGATCGCGGCGATGGCCGACGAAAAGCGCCATTTCTACGGTCTGCAATGGCACCCGGAAGTCACGCACACCGTGCAGGGCCGCGCCATGCTCGAACGCTTCGTGCTACAGATTTGCGGCGCGCAGCCCGATTGGGAAATGGGCCACTACATCGACGAAGCCGTCGCTAAGATCCGCGAGCAGGTCGGTAAGGAGCACGTGATTCTGGGCCTGTCGGGCGGCGTGGATTCATCGGTGGCGGCGGCGCTGCTGCATCGCGCGATCGGCGATCAACTGACCTGCGTGTTCGTCGATCATGGCCTGCTGCGCCTGAACGAAGCCGAGCAGGTGATGGCGACCTTCGCCGATCACCTCGGCGTGAAGGTGATTCACGTCGACGCCAGCGAAGTGTTCCTGCGCAAGCTGGCCGGTGTGACCGATCCGGAAGCGAAGCGCAAGATCATCGGCGCGGAATTCGTCGAAGTGTTCCAGACCGAAGCCGGCAAGCTGACCGACGCGAAGTGGCTGGCGCAAGGCACGATCTATCCGGACGTGATCGAATCGGCCGGCAAGGGCAAGAAGGCCACGCAGACCATCAAGAGCCACCACAACGTGGGCGGCCTGCCCGAGACGCTGAATCTGAAGCTGCTCGAACCGTTGCGCGAGCTGTTCAAGGACGAAGTGCGCGAACTCGGCGTCAAGCTCGGTTTGCCGCCGGCGATGGTGTACCGCCACCCGTTCCCGGGCCCGGGTCTGGGCGTGCGGATTCTCGGCGAAGTGAAGCGCGATTTCGCGGACCTGCTGCGCCGTGCGGACGCGATTTTCATCGAGACGCTGCGGACCTTCATCGACAAGGAAAGCGGCAAGTCCTGGTACGATCTGACGAGCCAGGCGTTCGCGGTGTTTTTGCCGGTCAAGAGTGTTGGCGTGATGGGCGACGGCCGGACTTATGAATACGTGGTCGCATTGCGTGCCGTGCAGACGCTGGACTTCATGACCGCGCATTGGGCGCATTTGCCGCACGAACTGTTGGGCCACGTGTCGAACCGGATCATCAACGAAGTGCGCGGCATCAACCGGGTGGTGTATGACATCTCGGGTAAGCCGCCGGCGACAATCGAGTGGGAATGA
- a CDS encoding 3-oxoacyl-ACP reductase family protein has protein sequence MPNLAQKVALVTGGSRGIGAAISKRLAADGARVALTYSKDASAASAVVKEIELNGGKAIAIQADATDVKAIEAAVEKTFATFGRLDVLVNNAGTAIPKPFEDTTLEEMDRVIDINVRGVFATTKAALKHLGDGGRIIMIGSAVGERAIAPGLVPYAATKAAVRMFTQALSRELGGRGITVNNVQPGPIDTDLNPASGDWAVPQKAATALGRYGRAEEIAGMVAFVAGPEASYITGANLTVDGGMNA, from the coding sequence ATGCCTAACTTAGCTCAAAAAGTGGCACTCGTTACCGGCGGTTCACGCGGCATCGGTGCGGCAATCTCGAAGCGTCTCGCCGCGGATGGAGCGCGGGTGGCCTTGACATATTCGAAGGACGCCAGCGCGGCTTCGGCCGTCGTCAAAGAGATCGAACTCAATGGCGGAAAGGCTATCGCGATCCAGGCCGACGCTACTGACGTCAAAGCTATCGAGGCCGCGGTCGAAAAAACTTTTGCGACCTTCGGTCGGCTGGATGTGCTGGTGAACAATGCCGGCACGGCCATTCCGAAGCCGTTCGAAGACACGACACTGGAGGAGATGGATCGGGTGATCGACATCAACGTCCGCGGCGTGTTCGCTACGACCAAGGCTGCGCTGAAGCACCTTGGCGACGGTGGCCGCATCATCATGATCGGTTCGGCGGTCGGCGAGCGTGCCATTGCGCCCGGACTGGTGCCTTACGCAGCCACGAAGGCAGCCGTCAGGATGTTCACTCAGGCGCTGTCTCGGGAGCTGGGAGGTCGGGGCATCACGGTGAACAACGTCCAGCCGGGTCCGATCGATACAGACCTGAATCCCGCCTCAGGCGATTGGGCGGTGCCGCAGAAGGCAGCCACCGCACTCGGCCGCTATGGGCGCGCTGAGGAAATCGCTGGCATGGTAGCTTTCGTCGCCGGCCCGGAGGCCTCTTACATTACCGGCGCGAATCTTACGGTGGATGGTGGGATGAATGCGTGA
- a CDS encoding DUF427 domain-containing protein, with protein sequence MVSNTTPTARSVKIPGRDHPITIERNPSRVVVTVAGKIIVDTQDALTLREAHYPAVVYIPRKDIDMTLLERTDHATYCPYKGDCAYFSIPAGGERAVNAVWTYENPYDAVAQIRNHLAFYPDRVDAIDERPAASTAVNH encoded by the coding sequence ATGGTCAGCAATACCACTCCCACCGCCCGGTCAGTGAAGATTCCAGGCAGGGACCATCCGATCACCATCGAACGCAATCCGTCGCGGGTGGTGGTCACGGTGGCCGGAAAGATCATCGTCGATACGCAGGATGCGTTGACGCTGCGCGAAGCCCATTACCCAGCGGTCGTCTACATCCCGCGAAAGGATATCGACATGACCTTGCTCGAGCGCACCGACCACGCGACCTACTGCCCATATAAGGGCGATTGCGCGTACTTCTCGATTCCGGCCGGCGGCGAGCGCGCGGTCAACGCCGTTTGGACCTACGAGAACCCATACGATGCCGTCGCACAAATCCGCAATCACCTCGCGTTCTATCCGGATCGCGTGGATGCGATCGACGAGCGGCCGGCCGCTTCGACAGCGGTCAATCATTAA
- a CDS encoding glutathione S-transferase — translation MTTATPILYESKGSPNARRVRIFIAEKGIDIPMKPVDLGAKEQFSDAYLAINPRSQVPALVLADGAVIAEVLAIWRYLEEAYPHTPLLGTTAKSKALVTMWERRAELDGFAPVMEGVRNAVTGLKGRALSGPHAYDQIPELIARSKQRVADFFADFNERLETVRFVAGDDFSAADITTLVTVDFAANALKMRIPVEHSAFQRWYDEVSARPSAAA, via the coding sequence ATGACAACCGCCACACCCATACTGTACGAATCGAAAGGCTCTCCGAACGCACGCCGTGTGCGCATTTTCATCGCCGAGAAGGGGATCGACATCCCGATGAAGCCTGTCGACCTGGGCGCCAAAGAACAGTTTTCCGATGCTTACCTCGCAATCAATCCGCGCAGCCAGGTGCCGGCGTTGGTCCTCGCCGACGGCGCCGTCATCGCGGAAGTGCTCGCCATCTGGCGTTATCTGGAAGAAGCGTATCCGCACACCCCGTTGCTGGGCACCACGGCAAAGTCGAAGGCCCTCGTCACGATGTGGGAACGCCGCGCGGAACTGGACGGCTTCGCGCCGGTCATGGAAGGCGTGCGTAACGCGGTCACGGGCCTGAAAGGCCGTGCGCTGTCAGGTCCGCATGCCTATGACCAGATTCCCGAACTGATCGCGCGAAGCAAACAGCGCGTAGCCGACTTCTTCGCCGACTTCAACGAGCGACTCGAGACAGTCCGGTTCGTCGCCGGCGATGATTTCTCCGCAGCGGACATCACGACGCTCGTGACCGTCGACTTCGCCGCCAACGCGCTGAAGATGCGGATTCCAGTCGAACACTCCGCGTTCCAGCGATGGTACGACGAGGTATCCGCCCGGCCGAGCGCCGCCGCATGA
- a CDS encoding SDR family oxidoreductase, whose amino-acid sequence MTHLTGKTALVTGASRGIGRASALALAKAGAQVLVHYSSGEQAADAVVAEIRAAGGNAQKIAADLRDADGPHTLAKRVRAVIGHRLDILVANAGISKAASIEETTIEDFDDLFAVNVRAPYFLVQQLLPVMCKGSSVVLLSSLAARAAVGKFPAYAATKGAVDTLVRHFASALGEREIRVNAVAPGVVETDMSNFTRTDAGREVALGMQALKRVAQPDDIGGTVAFLASDAARWITGETLRVDGGSKL is encoded by the coding sequence ATGACCCACCTCACCGGAAAGACCGCGCTCGTCACGGGCGCCTCACGCGGCATCGGCCGCGCCAGTGCGCTCGCACTCGCGAAAGCAGGCGCACAGGTGCTCGTTCACTACAGCAGCGGGGAACAGGCGGCGGATGCTGTCGTCGCCGAAATCCGCGCGGCCGGCGGCAACGCCCAGAAAATCGCCGCGGATCTGCGCGACGCGGACGGCCCGCATACGCTCGCAAAACGCGTACGCGCTGTTATCGGCCATCGTCTGGACATTCTGGTGGCGAACGCCGGCATTTCAAAGGCCGCGAGCATCGAGGAAACGACCATCGAAGATTTCGACGACCTCTTTGCCGTGAATGTGCGCGCGCCCTATTTCCTCGTGCAGCAGTTACTGCCCGTGATGTGCAAAGGCAGCAGCGTCGTCCTGCTCTCGTCGCTCGCGGCGCGTGCCGCGGTCGGCAAGTTCCCCGCATACGCGGCCACCAAGGGGGCGGTCGATACACTCGTCAGGCATTTCGCTTCGGCACTTGGTGAACGCGAGATTCGCGTGAATGCAGTTGCGCCCGGCGTCGTCGAAACCGACATGTCGAACTTCACCAGGACCGACGCGGGACGCGAGGTCGCGCTCGGCATGCAGGCGTTAAAGCGCGTCGCGCAACCTGATGACATCGGCGGAACGGTTGCCTTTCTCGCCTCGGACGCAGCGCGCTGGATTACCGGTGAAACGCTGCGTGTCGACGGCGGCTCGAAACTCTAG
- a CDS encoding LysR family transcriptional regulator, producing MELRHLRYFVAVAETGSLTVAAEQRLHTSQPSLSRQIRDLEDEVRAELFSRSARGVELTAAGKAFLDHARLALAQVDAATEAARRAAQPAKQAFALGFQTGEEITWLPRAMQVLRDELPNIDVTVSSSYSPDLADALARGRLDLAFLRAEPGFDLDYRVVCREKLIVLMPSDHRLTARTAIRPEDLVGETFIMASNKARVLHEVIERYLQQSGVEITPDHGVDNLAMAMSLVASTRGLALMPEYATNLLPWSVVSRPLEGDAPTVDLVIGYSRSNTSSVLKLFLSRAEELSAPFTTRAS from the coding sequence ATGGAACTTCGACATCTGCGGTATTTCGTTGCCGTCGCGGAGACGGGCAGCCTCACGGTTGCGGCCGAACAGCGTCTGCACACGTCGCAGCCGTCTCTTAGCCGGCAGATTCGCGATCTGGAAGACGAGGTCCGCGCGGAACTGTTCAGCCGCAGTGCGCGCGGCGTCGAACTGACTGCAGCGGGCAAGGCTTTTCTCGACCACGCGCGGCTGGCGCTTGCGCAGGTCGACGCCGCGACCGAGGCGGCGCGCCGCGCGGCGCAGCCGGCGAAACAGGCCTTCGCGCTGGGCTTTCAGACCGGCGAGGAAATAACCTGGCTGCCGCGCGCCATGCAGGTTCTGCGCGATGAATTGCCGAATATCGACGTCACCGTATCGAGCAGCTATTCGCCGGACCTCGCCGATGCGCTAGCGCGTGGCCGGCTCGACCTCGCGTTTCTGCGGGCCGAACCGGGATTCGATCTCGACTATCGCGTCGTCTGCAGGGAGAAGCTCATTGTGCTGATGCCTAGCGACCACCGGCTGACCGCGCGAACAGCGATCCGCCCGGAAGATCTCGTGGGCGAGACGTTCATCATGGCGTCGAACAAGGCGAGGGTGCTGCACGAAGTGATCGAGAGGTATCTACAACAGAGCGGGGTCGAAATCACGCCCGACCACGGCGTCGACAATCTCGCAATGGCGATGTCCCTCGTGGCGTCCACGCGTGGGCTGGCGTTGATGCCGGAGTACGCGACCAACCTGCTGCCATGGTCGGTCGTCAGCCGCCCCCTTGAAGGCGATGCCCCGACGGTTGATCTCGTCATTGGCTACAGCAGGTCGAACACCTCTTCAGTCCTTAAGCTGTTCCTTTCGAGAGCGGAAGAACTCTCGGCACCGTTCACTACACGAGCCTCATGA
- a CDS encoding transglutaminase family protein: MNLRVGFELVFSCSQPIPMLLMLNTHSSHVDDVIEADRLQVDPPIPLTQYHDSFGNLCSRLVTPSSGYLALSTEALLSVADHPEEPPPENYQSPVEHLPDECMQFLLGSRYCETDLLSNTAWALFGGTAQGRPRVQAICDFVHRHIAFDYQQARPTRTAHEAYQERVGVCRDYAHLAVALCRAMNIPARYCSGYISDVGLPPPYAPMDFCAWFEAYLGDRWQTFDPRNNAPRTGRVLMARGRDATDVALSNAFGPAVLVKFKVVCEPGG, encoded by the coding sequence ATGAACCTTCGCGTCGGATTCGAACTGGTCTTTTCGTGCAGCCAGCCCATCCCCATGCTACTCATGCTAAACACGCATTCCTCACACGTGGATGATGTGATTGAAGCGGATCGCCTGCAAGTCGATCCGCCGATACCCCTAACCCAGTATCACGACTCGTTCGGCAACCTTTGCAGCCGTCTGGTTACACCCTCCAGCGGCTACCTTGCGCTTTCGACGGAGGCCTTGCTCAGCGTAGCGGACCACCCCGAGGAGCCACCGCCGGAGAACTACCAGAGTCCTGTGGAGCACTTGCCTGATGAGTGCATGCAGTTTCTTCTGGGAAGCAGGTACTGTGAAACCGACCTGCTGTCGAATACGGCATGGGCGCTGTTTGGCGGCACAGCCCAAGGGCGGCCTCGCGTGCAGGCGATCTGCGACTTTGTGCATCGGCATATCGCTTTTGACTACCAGCAAGCCCGGCCGACAAGAACGGCTCACGAGGCCTATCAGGAAAGAGTCGGTGTGTGCCGGGACTACGCACATCTGGCGGTCGCGTTGTGTCGCGCGATGAACATTCCTGCGCGCTACTGTAGCGGCTATATCAGCGATGTCGGTCTGCCGCCGCCCTACGCGCCAATGGACTTTTGCGCATGGTTTGAAGCATATCTGGGTGATCGCTGGCAGACTTTCGATCCCCGGAACAACGCGCCCAGGACAGGCCGCGTGCTGATGGCGCGAGGTCGCGACGCGACCGATGTTGCACTCAGCAACGCGTTTGGGCCGGCCGTCCTCGTCAAGTTCAAGGTCGTGTGCGAGCCCGGTGGTTGA
- a CDS encoding polyhydroxyalkanoate granule-associated phasin, producing the protein MENITPISSRHGPVFDVSSSWFCLFAEVCELLSATTQVVRLRTVRMALAGPVPSPRDRAEFSIMGIEKCEATSESIVAMNTGLVNLAVEFTSDTCNLIRAMSAAPGAFASRRPVTQGCEHRPSFLTAVIQSPSNPLYLAGSMTSLVREMLAPIHGRATANARRLGAE; encoded by the coding sequence ATGGAAAACATAACTCCTATTTCGTCACGCCATGGACCCGTCTTCGACGTCTCAAGCAGCTGGTTCTGTCTCTTTGCCGAGGTTTGTGAACTGCTCAGTGCAACGACGCAAGTGGTGCGTCTGCGCACTGTGCGCATGGCATTGGCGGGTCCGGTGCCCAGTCCGCGTGACCGGGCTGAGTTCAGCATCATGGGCATTGAAAAATGCGAGGCCACATCCGAATCGATAGTGGCCATGAACACCGGGCTGGTCAACCTAGCCGTCGAGTTCACCAGCGATACCTGCAACCTGATCCGTGCCATGTCAGCGGCGCCTGGCGCATTCGCCTCAAGACGCCCCGTCACGCAAGGGTGTGAACATCGGCCAAGTTTTTTGACGGCCGTCATTCAGTCTCCTTCGAACCCCTTGTACCTGGCGGGTTCGATGACCTCTCTGGTCCGGGAAATGCTCGCGCCGATTCATGGCCGTGCCACCGCGAATGCAAGACGCCTGGGCGCGGAATGA
- a CDS encoding class I SAM-dependent methyltransferase: MTAAMERPRAKARPSLTERSDREIARIPSKLEGVSETMLWTLYDRACESRRADAILVDPDSVRICNAIDYDFAGHFGHPFGSFSARAAEIDRLLKDWLDRHPKGWVISLGEGLETQAHRVDNGHMTWLTVDLPPAIELRERFLPSSRRFRCIASSVFEPDWANGIKASADVFVVAQGLFMYLQPDAVRRLFIRIAERFPGAEIAFDAIPRWFSGLTHWGVMTTPRYRLPPMPWGINGDEIQTCLHGWSPEIAALRTFEYCAPRGWSRLAADLCRLHPLGKSHLPFLVHVKLKDRRLSGRAG; this comes from the coding sequence ATGACCGCCGCCATGGAGCGGCCGCGCGCGAAAGCTCGTCCTTCGTTAACTGAACGAAGCGATCGGGAAATAGCCCGGATTCCCTCGAAACTGGAGGGGGTATCGGAAACGATGCTGTGGACGCTCTACGACCGGGCCTGCGAATCGCGCCGCGCCGACGCGATTCTGGTGGATCCCGATAGCGTGCGCATCTGCAACGCCATTGACTATGATTTCGCGGGGCACTTCGGCCATCCCTTTGGCTCCTTCTCCGCGCGGGCTGCGGAAATCGATCGGCTCCTGAAAGACTGGCTCGACCGGCATCCGAAAGGATGGGTCATATCGCTGGGCGAAGGGCTTGAAACACAGGCTCATCGTGTAGACAACGGCCACATGACCTGGCTCACGGTCGACTTGCCGCCGGCAATTGAACTACGCGAGCGATTCCTGCCTTCTTCGAGGCGCTTTCGCTGCATCGCTTCCAGTGTTTTCGAGCCGGATTGGGCAAATGGGATCAAAGCCAGCGCTGATGTTTTTGTCGTGGCGCAAGGGCTGTTCATGTATCTCCAGCCAGATGCGGTGAGACGCCTGTTTATCCGGATCGCCGAGCGCTTTCCGGGTGCCGAGATTGCATTTGACGCGATCCCGCGCTGGTTTTCCGGACTCACCCACTGGGGTGTCATGACAACGCCGCGTTACCGTTTGCCGCCGATGCCGTGGGGCATCAATGGCGACGAGATACAAACGTGTCTGCATGGCTGGTCGCCGGAGATCGCAGCGCTGCGCACGTTCGAGTATTGCGCACCACGAGGCTGGTCACGGCTGGCGGCCGACCTTTGTCGCCTTCATCCGCTTGGCAAGAGTCATTTGCCGTTCCTCGTGCATGTGAAATTGAAGGACCGTCGACTATCCGGACGGGCGGGATGA
- a CDS encoding acetolactate synthase large subunit, whose translation MVLITGQKAIMTARQARFQIVDIVATMKPLTKASRQIVNGASIPTMVREAFRVAAQERPGPVHLELPEDVAASEVGSGIPLIPLHAVDLPVAGQAAIEQAAALLKSAQRPLVMFGAASNRPRLAGQLTDFIRRTGMPYFNTQMGKGTVSAIGREETSELWMGTAALSERDYLHEAIERADLILAIGHDTVEKPPFIMGPGGPMVIHVGYTPANVEQVFFPHAEVVGDLGLSLGRLADLLEGDLPRAAALAPLREDILRRTLGRAEESRFPLTPQRIVHDVRKIMPADGILALDNGMYKLWFARCYRTRSANTLLLDNALATMGTGLPSAMMAAILYPDRRVMAVCGDGGFMMNSQELETAVRLKLNLVVLIIQDDAYGMIRWKQAVDKFADWGLTFGNLDFVKYADAYGAKGRRIETAEALAPALESAFGEGGVQLVIVPVDYSENVRVFVEELGNRVMEVA comes from the coding sequence ATGGTGCTGATCACCGGTCAGAAGGCCATCATGACAGCGCGCCAGGCGCGCTTTCAGATCGTCGACATCGTGGCGACGATGAAGCCGCTCACCAAGGCGTCCCGGCAGATTGTCAACGGCGCCAGCATTCCGACCATGGTGCGCGAGGCATTCCGCGTGGCTGCGCAGGAGCGGCCGGGTCCGGTGCATCTCGAGTTGCCGGAAGACGTGGCCGCCTCGGAGGTAGGCAGTGGCATCCCGTTGATTCCATTGCATGCGGTCGACCTTCCTGTCGCCGGGCAGGCGGCAATCGAGCAGGCTGCCGCCTTGCTGAAGAGCGCCCAACGTCCGCTGGTCATGTTCGGCGCGGCCAGCAACCGGCCCCGTCTTGCCGGGCAGTTGACCGACTTCATCCGGCGCACGGGCATGCCGTACTTCAACACGCAAATGGGTAAGGGGACCGTGTCCGCAATCGGTCGCGAAGAGACGTCCGAACTCTGGATGGGAACGGCGGCGCTAAGCGAACGTGACTACCTGCACGAGGCGATCGAGCGCGCCGACCTGATTCTCGCCATCGGCCACGACACGGTCGAAAAGCCGCCTTTTATCATGGGGCCCGGCGGGCCGATGGTCATTCACGTCGGATATACGCCGGCCAATGTCGAACAGGTGTTCTTCCCGCACGCGGAAGTGGTCGGAGACCTCGGCTTGAGTCTAGGGCGCCTGGCTGATCTGCTGGAGGGAGACCTGCCGCGCGCGGCGGCGTTGGCGCCGCTGCGCGAAGATATCCTGAGACGCACGCTGGGACGGGCGGAGGAATCGCGCTTTCCGTTGACTCCGCAACGCATCGTTCACGACGTGAGGAAGATCATGCCGGCCGACGGCATCCTTGCGCTTGACAATGGCATGTATAAACTCTGGTTCGCACGGTGCTACAGAACCCGCAGCGCGAACACGCTATTGCTCGACAATGCGCTGGCAACCATGGGGACGGGCTTGCCATCGGCGATGATGGCCGCGATTCTTTATCCGGATCGTCGTGTCATGGCTGTTTGCGGTGACGGCGGATTCATGATGAACTCGCAGGAACTCGAGACGGCGGTGAGACTGAAGCTCAATCTCGTCGTGTTGATCATTCAGGACGATGCCTACGGAATGATTCGCTGGAAGCAGGCCGTCGACAAATTCGCTGACTGGGGACTGACTTTCGGTAACCTCGATTTTGTCAAATATGCGGATGCGTACGGCGCAAAGGGCAGGCGCATTGAGACGGCGGAGGCTTTGGCTCCGGCATTGGAGAGCGCGTTCGGCGAAGGCGGGGTACAACTGGTCATCGTTCCGGTTGACTACTCGGAAAACGTCCGCGTCTTTGTTGAGGAACTAGGCAATCGGGTCATGGAGGTCGCGTAA
- a CDS encoding zinc-dependent alcohol dehydrogenase family protein, with the protein MKIKAAVLETMGAAYPYAVSRPLRIDEVELAPPGPDEVLVKIAAAGLCHSDLSVINGDRPRPMPMALGHEAAGVVAELGAGVTDLQIGDHVMVVFVPSCGHCAPCAEGRPALCEPGAAANGAGTLLSGARRLTRGGETLHHHLGCSVFAEYATVSRRSVVRIDAGVPLDEAALFGCAVLTGVGAVVNTAQVRVGASVAVVGLGGVGLAALIGAQAAGARQIIAVDLSDAKLEQARALGATHTVNAGRDDAVEQIRVLSSGGVEFAFEFAGAIRALDLAYRITRRGGSTVTAGLPPSTALWPLPAVSLVAEERTLKGSYIGTCVPARDIPHYIDLYMQGRLPVDKLLTGRLTLDEINHGFDLLHEGKAIRQVVVFG; encoded by the coding sequence ATGAAGATCAAGGCAGCAGTACTGGAAACAATGGGCGCAGCGTATCCGTATGCCGTTTCCCGTCCATTGCGTATCGACGAGGTTGAGCTTGCACCGCCGGGGCCTGATGAGGTGCTTGTCAAGATCGCCGCTGCGGGCTTGTGTCACTCCGACCTGTCCGTCATCAACGGCGATCGGCCGCGCCCCATGCCGATGGCACTCGGACACGAGGCCGCTGGCGTCGTCGCCGAACTGGGGGCAGGCGTTACCGATCTTCAGATAGGCGATCATGTCATGGTGGTATTCGTGCCAAGCTGCGGCCACTGCGCGCCTTGCGCCGAGGGCCGCCCAGCCTTGTGCGAGCCGGGCGCGGCGGCGAACGGGGCCGGCACGCTGCTCTCCGGCGCACGTCGGCTTACGCGCGGTGGCGAGACATTGCATCACCACCTTGGCTGCTCGGTGTTTGCGGAATACGCGACCGTATCGCGGCGCTCGGTCGTCAGGATCGACGCCGGCGTGCCGCTCGACGAAGCCGCGCTATTCGGATGTGCCGTGCTCACGGGCGTCGGCGCGGTGGTGAATACGGCGCAAGTGCGTGTCGGCGCGTCTGTTGCCGTGGTCGGGCTGGGCGGTGTGGGCCTGGCGGCCCTGATCGGCGCACAGGCGGCTGGCGCTCGCCAGATCATCGCCGTCGACCTGTCCGATGCGAAACTGGAGCAGGCGCGCGCCCTCGGCGCCACGCACACGGTCAACGCGGGCCGCGATGACGCCGTCGAGCAGATCCGTGTATTGAGCTCAGGCGGGGTCGAGTTTGCCTTCGAATTCGCAGGCGCCATTCGCGCGCTGGATCTCGCTTATCGCATCACCCGTCGCGGCGGCTCGACCGTCACCGCAGGTCTGCCGCCGTCTACCGCGCTATGGCCGCTGCCGGCAGTGAGTCTGGTCGCTGAAGAGCGCACACTCAAAGGCAGTTATATCGGCACGTGCGTGCCTGCCCGCGACATTCCCCATTACATCGATCTTTATATGCAGGGCAGGCTGCCGGTCGACAAACTACTCACCGGCCGCCTGACGCTAGATGAAATCAATCATGGCTTTGATCTGCTCCACGAAGGAAAAGCGATCCGGCAGGTCGTAGTGTTCGGATAG